Within the Mauremys reevesii isolate NIE-2019 linkage group 2, ASM1616193v1, whole genome shotgun sequence genome, the region ttcacctcactcagAAACTACtagtttacaaaatcagatctaaaatacagatgtgtcacagcacactcttactgacaaattgctgactttctccttttgcCTGTATGAAATGTTAACCTGTACTTATTTCGCTAGTGCTtgttatgtagcctgctgtaaaactaggcaaatattgaCAGGAGTTGTGGACCCCGTGCCCCTGGTtgacaaccactgctttagaagaatcagcttccaagactcaaggggctagaaaagaaaggggcagacaaccccacattctttcacctaagaaaacaaaaccaccagcacctttgggcgcctggaagagagcctgagcaagGGGGGAGCCAGGCACCACTTTGCTGGGAGACTGtggctgagagaaaccatcttgaagaGAGCCCGTGTGAAATAAGGCATACAGTTatattggtgagagtaattaatcattggaacaatttaccaatgattgtagtggattctccatcactgacaacttttaaatcaagactggatgtttgtctaaaagagctgctctaggaattattttggggaaattttctggcctgtgtgatacagcagcattccggccttggaatctatgaaagcacCTTCCAAAGGGCAGCACGGGTTAGTAGACTATTaaacacatgaggaaactgaggtacagagaggcaactcatccaggctcatgcaacaggtcagtagcagaactgcgactgcactgaggtttcctgactgcctagccagtgctctgcccattggaacacaCTGTCTCCTCGATAGTACATTACATTCCCTGCAAATAAATTCTGAAGAAGGAAAGGAGAGCATTCACGCTAGCAATCAGATTTCTTGGAGTtctgctcatccaatcagggaacagaagtcAAGTCATATGACCCGAGTGTCCAATCCACACACTGTGAGTTTTAACTAGCAAACTGATTCCTGAAGCAGAATTATTCATTGAACTCCCCCCGTGATTATTTTTGAAATAGGGATAAATTTGAGTGCCCTGGAAGCTTTTTAGGGAGAATTTGTGAAGAGGAAATGGGATGGGTTCACAGCTTAAATTACTCCCCAACAATTAGTTGCTTGGCTGTAAATATAAGTGCTTCCATACCCCGCACATATCGGCAAGTACTGCTGACCCAATACATTCAAACAAGTCAGGcctcccaaatcatgagattttaaaatcatctgggggattcttttgatttgccttATACTTTTTGAACCATTAGGGTTGAAGCATGACGGGCTagacatttactattttttaaatgaaagtggagattctTGCGTGCTCGGGGAtggccccactccggggtactcttTCTGCACCGGCCGCTTCCCTACCCCTGATCAGCACATTAAGTTCaaaccaaatacaatttattgAACAGCAACTGTAAGGAAAACAGGGAAAAATGGAAGAGGGTTAAGGGGAACAAGGGACCCGCCCTGTGAGCTCGGGGGCaccacaaccagcgtctctgggacGTGAGGGCAGATCACAGCCTGTTCCTCACACTCCTGGCTAGTCACACCATCAGTCTCAttgaagccccaggccctgctttcatcttggaatctggggttaaacgtcataccccaaggagagtctcttatcatcagtctctgtgtcccaggacaacaagcaCTTGTTCTCAGCCACTTTGGCCCATGCTTACAAGGCCCACTGGttgctagggagatggtggaattagtgggccccttctgttaatgggcatgctggcagggtgggattcagtagtatggaaatcggaaatagtataagggacctaccatcaatcaaaccctaacccttcTCCTTGGCCACttaaaccctgccccttgaccccttaagccccgaccacctgtcactggaagtcccacccatggggaaTATGACTTCTGGGGTCAAGGAGGACACATAACCGGAAGCCaagggtgtcatgtgacccctctaagaactcctcccactgccctctaccaatcaggagggggtTCGCCCCCATAGGCCTACCTGGAGAggggatttgaccaatcaggggtgttccggggcatggtgacccatccggaagtggttcgtgtgacccctctaagaactcctccactgccctctgcgaatcacgatgggtttcagccacacagcaccaccctgagagcagatttgaccaatcggtgaTGTTCCAGAGCGGGGTGACTTGCCCAGAAGAgagtcgtgtgacccctctaagaactcctcccagcgctCTCTGCCAACCAGAGCGCATCACCATCATCCCATAAGACCCAGCAATCGgagcagaagaggccatcttttaccaaggacgcgtgctttagaaatcgtggaaacatggactccttcaccaccctggtgagaacttcagactttgtgttagccccgagggcctttggacttgtgtggagaaagcgctacatgagTGACAGTTCCCatgagggccctttgactcagccattgatggatacgccagaacccgaaacccaaaccctcgtgaggcaccccaatgagcatgaaggcctctcatttaaatgtgtcaatatgaatgtgtcccccttcatatttgtgttagtaaaagacggtaccagtaacagtcatttctacacaggcagctctgttaaagaaaatatattacaccccCGGGGAAGTTGGGCGCTTCGGCGGGTGAACCCTCTTTCTCAAGTAGCCAGAAAGCATAGCAAAACTttgaatagaagacaggtaacagcttgcCTTTCAGACAGGgacacttacactttacacatttccaccccaccatcaatctcagcctggaccattccacacaagagatccacttcctaaaCACCACAGCACTCATAAACGATGGCCACATAAACATCaccctactgaccgctatacttacctacatgcctccagctttcatccagaccacaccactcgatccattgtctacagccaaggtcTACGAAACAATcccatttgctccaacccctcagatagagacaaacacctacaagatctccatcaaccattcttacaactacagtacccacctgctgaagtgaagaaacagattgacagagcaagaaGAGTATGCAGGAGTCACCtaatacaggacaggcccaacaaagaaagtaacagaacgccactagccatcaccttcagcccccaaccagcggcgtattatcgcctaggccaacaaggcttaggcctagggcggcaaatttgctcacgccccctccccaactctgccccttcctcaaaTCCCTGGCTCGCCTCCTCTCCCAGGCGCCCCACGcttccccccttccacctccctcccaggcttgccacgctaaagtgctgggagagagggagaagtgagtagcgGCACATtcagaggaggcggagcagaggtgagctggacccACGGGTGCGGGGAGTAACCTGGGGGCCGGGAACCGCTCCCCGTCCCAGCTCATCTccactccaccaccaccatcccccGAGcatgccacaactccccttctccccacccactcccagtcttgccgcgggggagcagaggtgggctGGCGCGCGGTGGGGAGGGGGCgcggcaattttttgagggcctaggggtggcaaatttgttaatccgccactgcctccaactaaaacctctccagcgcatcatcaaggatctacaacctatcctgaaggacgatccatcactctcacagatcttgggagagaggtctgtcctcgcttacagacagcccccaatcctacagcaaccacacaccacacaacaaaacactaacccaggaacctatccttgcaacaaagcctgctgCCAACTCTGTTCACGTATCTATttaggggataccatcataggacctaatcacatcagccacgccaccaggcacatctaccaatgtgatagatgccatcatgtgccagcaatgcccctctgccatgtactttggccaaagcggacagtctctacgtaaaagaataaatggacactaatcagacatcaagaattataacattcaaaaaccagtcggagaacaattcaatctccctggccacttgattacagacctaaaagtcacaatattacaacaaaaaaacttcaaaaacagattccaacaagagactgctgaattggaattaatttgcaaattggacaccattaaattaggcttgaataaagactgggagtggatgggccattacacaaagtaaaactcttTCCCCGTGCTTATTATTTCCcccactacagttcctcacatcttcttgtcaattgctggaaatgggccattttcattaccactacaaacagtccTTTTTGTCcactgctgataatagctcaccttaactgatcactctccttatagggTGTATGGTAAcagccattgtttcttgttctctgtgtatatctatatcttcctactgtattttccactgcatgcatccgatgaagtgggctgtagcccatgaaagcttatgctcaaataaatttgttagtctctaaggtgccacaagtactcctgttcttttttgcactttacacaaaccggctcaaatacattttaaaagaaacaagaccattggttCAGATGTGGATGTGCAATGGCAGGCAAATTTGGTGGATATGCACCAGTTCTCCAAATGCAACAgcggttttaagtacatcttaacagtgatagacattctatccaaatatgcctgggccttaggTCAAAAACACAAGACGAGTGGTGAGGTATCCAAGGCCTTTCAAGCTATTTTCAGCAAAGGTCGCGTGCCTCTCCCTTTGAGAAATCTAAAACcaaaggagcttttgaaaaaggttatgaataGACCTTTACTGATGAGATATTCATTGGGCATGCCTAGTCCtgctcaaaacatgtttcaacaagcaCAGACATGTATTTTGTGATAATTTTCACAGCCATGTTACCCAATAAAGCACCCCAGGTGAGGGGTTTAAAGACAATTGATgtttggtgtttgttttgttttttttaaaaaaaagaccaattcagaaaaaaagtacacagattattattttttaattgaaataatcGCTCGTGAGGTCCCGTAAATAATCCCCCCAAGGGGGATTCCACttaccctcccttttcacaaatatcaccaagtcagtgtcgtggtacaggcaccactcttgcaacctctctaggaggttgtatagttctaagcgggcagaagcggtggtgaaacaggctatgaagacaTTGGTATTGCCAGAGACAGAGTACCGGTCTTTTGCGAGCTTCCAAGACACACATGcggtttcatcgtcgataaactcacaggatgaaaccttgtaatggggggaaaacaggtactgaaagagtggagaaattggagagggtccagagaagagcaacaagaatgattaaaggtcttgagaacatgacctatgaaggaaggctgaaagaattgggtttgtttagtttggaaaagagaagaccgagaggggacatgatagcagttttcaggtatctgaaagggtgtcataaggagggagaaaacttgttcaccttcgcctctaaggatagaacaagaagcaatgagcataaactgcagcaagggaggtttagactggacattaggaaaaagttcctaactgtcagggtggttaaacactggaatagattgccgagggaggttgtggaatctccatctctggagatatttaagagtaggttagataaatgtctatcagggctggtctagacagtatttggtcctgccatgagggcaggggactggactcgatgacctctcgaggtcccttccaatcctagaatctatgaatctataaatctataaaatcataaaaggaaaaagatacagatgagagctagaattggttaaatggaatcaattccatacaataatggcaaagttcttgtttCAGGCTTAgaacagtgatagaataaactgcaggtttaaattaagtctctggagtccatccccagctgggacgggtcatcagttctttgttcagagcttcagtttggagtaaagtcccttcagaggtaagaagcaggattgaagacaagctggagatgaggcatcagccttttatagtctttttgaggtgtaagaacacctctttgtccttactgtggaaaattacaagcaaaatggagtctggagtcacatgggcaagttcctgcatactttgctgacttacaaggtgcatctgccttctctcaatgggtcaattgtgtagctgatggtccttaatgggccatcaagcaggctaggcagagctaacaccaactcgtctgggatgtcacccagaagcatagcataagtttgagatacagacaggatagagccaatattcataacttcaactaaaaaatgacacgttgatacagacagcataatcataaccagcaacccataacccttatatgaccccctttacagaagatttggtgccactacaggaccttggttgcaatcatattctatacggtcccagttcaagtcaaGAATGTGACACAGGCATCTTccggtttggtcattttctttaaaacacggccagggtctgcactaaattgcacagcatttatcaaggtcaccccttacgctaaatgttcttgggtaAGCACAGACATTGCAGagcataacctatggcaagaacagcgtttaataagctttccaaacatAACTCAGCACACAGGCGCCGGAGCTTGAAGTTTAGatctactgaagtccaagtcacacagtcatggtgccgttGGGCTGCCGCATCTATCacacagccctcacaatcttcaaaaagcttttccctaaggcactgattaaggacagcataaacagcaacgcgtACAATAGTCCGtgtgacttttttacgctcacgacgtggcCTTGGCTCAGTTATTTCCATGCCAAGTCTCCTAAACTCCTCATAGCCGTCATCCttggagtcctcttcaacaatttgtaccggcattgagcaaaaacaaggagagcccggttcatcttcgctgcttgatgcaatgctgtccagggcctctgggtcctctagaaaggcatcgtcaagctgtggagagattttcagaaaagaaacagtgtaagttcccactccttgtttttaaatatacacaacccaccccaccccccggttcctaaccccattacaccccatcatcaacagtcacttcttaatcattcatttacctgagcaatgtcttttccgttcaccttgtccTCCGATGATTCCCCTGAGCTGCGTTCACCTTCCACCTCTAGGGGGGTGGAAAATGAGAGGCCATCACACTCATCGGTGTGCCTCACGAgagtttgggtttcgggttccagcgtatccatcaatggctgagtcAAAGGTCCCTTGTGGGAACTGTCGctcatgtagcgctttctccacacaagtccaaaggccctcggggctaacacAAAGTCCAAAGTACTCacggggtggtgaaggagtccatgcttccacgatttctaaagcacgcgtccttggtaaaagatggcctcttctgccctggtgctgggacttatggggtgatagtgttgcgctctgactggcagagggcgctgggaggagttcttagaaggGTCACACGACCCTCACCTGGACAGGTCACCTCGTCCCGGAACaccaccgattggtcaaatctgctctcaggtTTGTCCTATGgccgaaacccatcgcgattggtagagtgcagtgggaggagttcttagaggggtcacacgagccACATCCGGATGGGTTaccccaccctggaacacccctgattggtcaaatccccTCTCCGGGTAGGCCTATGAGGGCGAAAcctctcctgattggtagagggcagtgggaggagttcttagaggggtcacatgacatactttgcttccggtcatgtgtcctCCTTGACCCTGGAAGTAATACCCTGTGGGTGGGACTTCTGGTGATAGGTGGGCGgggtttaaggggtcaaggggcggggttTTAGGAGTCAAAGGGCCGGTTtgtgtttgattgatggtagggccctaataGTACTACTGGACACACTTtgaggcccttgccttccaaaagggtggctttgtaaatttagtgtcagctcttcttgaaggaaggattgattcttgaaCGGCATGAAGTAAAGTAATAAATCCAGTGAGCTAGCCACACGTTCAATCTCATCCAAGCTCCCAGGCCCCCCTTCATCTTGGAATCTCGGTTTAAATGTCATACCCCAAGGAGAGTCACTTatacatcagtctctgtgtcccaggacaacaagccattctTCTCAGCCACTTTAGCCCATGCTTTCCGGGCCCACTGGATGATAGGGAGAGGTTGGAATTTGTGGGCCTTTTCTGGTAttgggcatgctggcagggtgagattcagtagtatggaaaacggacacccttggaggcccttgccttccaaaagggtggctttgtaaatttagtgtcAGGTGTTCTGGATCGAGGGTCCTTGGACATTCGGGACTTCACTTTGTGTTGCAGCTTGCTGAAGGTTTGCTTCAGGCACATGAACATCTTTTGGAgaactttgctccttgaaggggatggtgtcctagctctggaggcctttggtgactttgagggagaaccgtcaggactccaacttgctttctccccagcttgcgaAAGCCCTGTTGTACTCGTTGCAACggacaccatctttggttgctTGCGGGGAGCCCTTTTCCCCATTCCATCCTGCGTCTTGCTcttgtctgctggaaggagccacagcACTGGCATCTTATTGCGGTTggatgatgctgaggagtctcctggagtccatcgctgtggaattccatgggatcttcccggcaagtcagcacctgcagagccagctggtctcttTTGTCGATGCTTACCACACTTCTCGCAGACTCTGATTGGTGGCTGgtccctggagagctttgaattcacagtTCCATTGAACCCATGTGAATGCATGATGTCTCGAacaccatgcagctcagcagatgtctccttTGGAGTTTTCTCACCCTTCCTCTTTCCTGGATATGCCTTGCGGCACTGCTGGCAAACTGagacctggcccgccaaggggcgggagctgctcaacatttccgtcagctgcttgatctgcaggtcgtgtgcagcctgcccagcaaggagagagtcaagggtggatcttgttagctgctcagagcctggtgcctctggggcaacctggtgcCATTGGGTCCTGGGAGgatctgccctgctctcacctgcttgtgcccctggctgcaggcaggagccttctcccaagagaaccttcctctccatgtgcagctccagcttctcttcagtccctttggtgCCGCTCACACTGGTAAGGGCTTTCTCAACTCGCTCCTATACATTTGGAGTGTCGCTGCGAGTGTCTTCTCTGCTActgtggttcctggaggtggcgatgtcagacccacccctgctggcagagtgcagcgCTGTGGGTTAGTCTGCTTTCCTGCCGCGCCATCATTCCTGCCCGTCTCCAGGGTGATATCTTCCACTGGCGTTGGAGGAcgtgtggaagaagaggagcttgtgCTTCGCCTCCCCGTCTGCAGGAAATCGGTCTCCATCTCACTGAACTCCACACGGGCTCCCCTGGCTGGGACGGTGTGAGGCAGCTT harbors:
- the LOC120399591 gene encoding uncharacterized protein LOC120399591, with amino-acid sequence MSDSSHKGPLTQPLMDTLEPETQTLVRHTDECDGLSFSTPLEVEGERSSGESSEDKVNGKDIAQLDDAFLEDPEALDSIASSSEDEPGSPCFCSMPVQIVEEDSKDDGYEEFRRLGMEITEPRPRRERKKVTRTIVRVAVYAVLNQCLREKLFEDCEGCVIDAAAQRHHDCVTWTSVDLNFKLRRLCAELCLESLLNAVLAIGYALQCLCLPKNI